TGGTGGCGACAGTGGGATCGGCAGGGCAGTAGCCATTGCCTATGCCCGCGAAGGCGCAGATGTCGCGTTCACTTACCTGCCCGAAGAAGAACAGGACGCCGAGCAGACCGTCCAGCTCATCGAAGACGCCGGCAGCAGGGCCTTGGCATTGCCGGGCGACTTGCAGGACGAAGAGTTCTGCCAGGAAGTCATCGCCCAGACCGTGGCCGAATTCGATGGCCTCAACGTCCTGGTGAACAACGCAGGCTTCCAGATGACCACCGCGCAGGGCATGGAGGACCTGAGCAGCGAACAGTTCGATCGGACTTTCAAAACCAACGTCTATGCGCTGTTCTGGCTCACCAAGGCCGCCTTGCCGCACCTGAAGCCCGGCGCCGCGATCATCAACACTTCTTCCATTCAGGGCTACCATCCCAGTCCGTCGCTGATGGACTATGCAGCCACCAAGGCGGCCATCAACAGCATGACCTTCTCCCTGGCAGAATCACTCGGACCCAAGGGGATCAGGGTCAATGCAGTGGCGCCGGGTCCTGTATGGACACCCCTGCAACCGCCCACGCAGCCCGCGGAAAAGATCGAGAAGTTCGGTCAGGACACCCCGCTGGGCAGGGCGGGGCAGCCTGCCGAACTCGCCGCCACCTACGTGCTGCTGGCCACCGAAGAATCCAGCTACATTTCAGGATCAGTCATTGGGGTGACCGGCGGAAAGCACCTGGCCTAG
This genomic interval from Paenarthrobacter aurescens TC1 contains the following:
- a CDS encoding oxidoreductase, short chain dehydrogenase/reductase family (identified by match to protein family HMM PF00106), with product MALVNHVINTPDDPEGETDPRTKYPSQEFEPQTQDYPGWTEAMNPRPDHGEQSYVGHHRMMGMRALITGGDSGIGRAVAIAYAREGADVAFTYLPEEEQDAEQTVQLIEDAGSRALALPGDLQDEEFCQEVIAQTVAEFDGLNVLVNNAGFQMTTAQGMEDLSSEQFDRTFKTNVYALFWLTKAALPHLKPGAAIINTSSIQGYHPSPSLMDYAATKAAINSMTFSLAESLGPKGIRVNAVAPGPVWTPLQPPTQPAEKIEKFGQDTPLGRAGQPAELAATYVLLATEESSYISGSVIGVTGGKHLA